A portion of the Granulosicoccus antarcticus IMCC3135 genome contains these proteins:
- the gatB gene encoding Asp-tRNA(Asn)/Glu-tRNA(Gln) amidotransferase subunit GatB — MTWETVIGLEIHAQLATRSKIFSAASTAFGAEPNTQASAVDLGLPGVLPVVNREVVRMAVRFALATGASITKRSVFARKNYFYPDLPKGYQISQMAFPIVGEGSISVTLPDGEVKVVGLTRAHLEEDAGKSVHDLFEGNTAIDLNRAGTPLLEIVSEPDMRSATEAVAYARFMHSLVRYIEICDGNMQEGSFRCDANVSIRQKGSETLGTRTEIKNLNSFRFLERAIDFEVERQIDILESGGKITQETRLYDADRDETRSMRSKEEANDYRYFPDPDLPPLVIDDAFIESVRSTMPELPTARRARFVETLDIPAIDAQALCADRQTADYFEAVFAGQSFAPRLAANWVLGELYGRMNKEDVVLADVPVSAAGLGTLIARVDDGTLSGKLGKQVFDAMWSGEQDVDAIIEARGLKQISDTGAIEAMIDEVMAANPSQLEEYRAGKEKLLSFFVGAVMKASRGKANPAQLNQMLREKLKP; from the coding sequence ATGACATGGGAAACCGTAATCGGGCTGGAGATTCACGCACAGCTCGCCACACGTTCGAAGATATTTTCGGCCGCATCCACCGCCTTCGGCGCTGAGCCCAATACACAGGCGAGCGCGGTTGATCTGGGCCTGCCGGGTGTCTTGCCGGTCGTCAATCGCGAAGTGGTGCGCATGGCCGTGCGCTTTGCACTGGCCACGGGCGCCAGCATTACCAAACGCTCCGTGTTTGCACGCAAGAACTACTTCTATCCTGATCTGCCCAAGGGCTACCAGATTTCACAAATGGCCTTTCCCATCGTCGGCGAGGGCAGCATTTCAGTCACCTTGCCTGATGGCGAGGTCAAAGTGGTGGGTCTGACGCGGGCGCATCTGGAAGAGGATGCAGGCAAGTCGGTACACGATCTGTTTGAAGGCAATACGGCTATCGATCTGAACCGGGCAGGCACGCCATTGCTTGAGATCGTCTCCGAGCCTGATATGAGATCGGCAACCGAAGCGGTGGCCTATGCGCGTTTCATGCATTCTCTGGTGCGCTATATCGAAATCTGCGACGGCAATATGCAGGAAGGCTCTTTCCGCTGCGATGCCAATGTGTCGATTCGCCAGAAAGGCTCTGAGACTCTGGGTACGCGTACCGAAATCAAGAACCTCAACTCATTCCGTTTTCTGGAACGTGCCATCGATTTCGAGGTTGAGCGCCAGATCGATATCCTTGAAAGTGGCGGCAAGATCACTCAGGAGACGCGATTGTACGATGCTGATCGTGATGAGACGCGCTCCATGCGTAGCAAGGAGGAGGCGAATGACTACCGCTATTTTCCTGACCCTGATCTACCACCTCTGGTTATCGATGATGCCTTCATTGAAAGTGTGCGCAGCACCATGCCCGAACTGCCGACAGCCCGTCGGGCTCGCTTTGTCGAAACACTGGATATACCGGCCATCGACGCTCAGGCATTGTGCGCCGATCGTCAGACAGCCGATTACTTCGAAGCGGTTTTCGCAGGCCAGAGCTTTGCGCCACGACTGGCTGCAAACTGGGTGTTGGGCGAATTGTATGGCCGCATGAACAAGGAAGACGTTGTCCTGGCTGATGTGCCCGTCAGTGCTGCTGGTCTTGGAACCTTGATTGCCCGGGTCGATGACGGCACTCTTTCCGGCAAGCTGGGCAAACAAGTATTTGATGCCATGTGGAGTGGTGAGCAGGATGTCGATGCCATCATCGAAGCTCGCGGACTGAAGCAGATTTCTGATACGGGTGCGATCGAAGCCATGATTGATGAGGTCATGGCTGCCAATCCGTCGCAGCTGGAAGAATACCGTGCAGGCAAGGAAAAACTGTTGTCCTTCTTTGTAGGCGCGGTTATGAAAGCCTCTCGTGGCAAGGCTAATCCGGCTCAGCTGAACCAGATGTTGCGCGAAAAGTTAAAGCCCTGA
- the hslO gene encoding Hsp33 family molecular chaperone HslO — protein sequence MRNQDTQQKFMVDTCDVRGHIVQMDDTWRNAIARVDYPAPIRQVLGEAFAAAALLASTIKFDGKLTLQVRGEGPVYLLVVQVTDDGSLRGLARWHEDQELADASLETLFGSNARMIVTIEAKRNAESYQGIVPLESDNLAGALQAYFRTSEQLPTRLFLAVNESSAVGVLIQKLPTDERQAHDSDGWQRAAVLCETLTDEELCTEGSEVLLHRIFHEEQVRVFEPEPVRFHCSCSRERTDGMLAGLGKTEVHSILEEQGKVEIICEFCDAVYNYDKVDVAALFKGVATEVIAPLADDDGSEVTRH from the coding sequence ATGAGAAATCAAGATACCCAACAAAAATTCATGGTCGACACCTGCGATGTGCGTGGTCATATCGTGCAGATGGACGACACCTGGCGCAATGCCATTGCACGGGTAGATTACCCGGCACCGATTCGTCAGGTTTTGGGGGAGGCTTTTGCGGCGGCAGCATTGCTGGCCAGTACCATCAAGTTCGATGGCAAGCTGACCTTGCAGGTGCGTGGCGAAGGCCCCGTGTATCTGTTGGTTGTGCAAGTGACCGATGATGGCAGTCTGCGAGGATTGGCACGCTGGCACGAAGATCAAGAGCTTGCTGATGCCTCACTCGAGACCTTGTTCGGCTCCAACGCCCGCATGATTGTGACCATCGAAGCCAAGCGCAATGCCGAGTCCTATCAAGGTATCGTGCCGCTGGAATCCGATAATCTGGCCGGTGCGCTGCAAGCCTATTTTCGTACCAGTGAACAATTGCCTACTCGCCTGTTCCTGGCGGTGAATGAAAGCAGTGCGGTTGGCGTGCTGATACAAAAACTGCCTACCGATGAACGTCAGGCACACGACAGCGATGGCTGGCAGCGGGCAGCGGTATTGTGCGAGACCCTGACCGATGAAGAGCTGTGCACAGAAGGCAGTGAAGTCTTGTTACACCGCATTTTTCACGAAGAGCAGGTACGTGTGTTTGAACCGGAGCCTGTGCGATTTCACTGCAGTTGCTCGCGCGAACGCACCGATGGCATGCTGGCAGGACTGGGAAAAACAGAGGTACACAGCATTTTGGAAGAGCAGGGCAAGGTGGAAATAATCTGTGAATTTTGCGACGCCGTCTACAACTATGACAAAGTTGATGTGGCCGCTTTATTCAAGGGTGTTGCCACCGAAGTTATTGCACCGCTGGCAGATGATGACGGATCAGAAGTCACTCGCCATTAA
- a CDS encoding glycoside hydrolase family 16 protein, with amino-acid sequence MNIRHKFACASSLWHKVGTKRTTACIVVLAAFGSNAALAAPTVAGNTISWPDDGWYQVQNAATYESVCQGGQSCEVPVGKYIVINHSTGQRFENISVVASSNSATDVTVEGMTISWPDDGWYQVQNAATYQSVCQGGRSCSVPAGKYIVINHSLGKRFENIIVADEAPDLPQDDDPDVGLPDDLPEPQVPVLADPFALPLPLPNPKDPFGSFLEADNEPAVVGGPPSQPKNLRLDLVSNNWAEINWAPANDDGEVVQYTLYRSDGVTYEIRGDQTDPSSSVQNELSKYWLTTSFIDCNYTRFDQLFHRCGSNTPTAGETYTYEVTATDDSGQESAASEPLTITYLENSNAPVPLYDDLYKGANDRFVQNHDLSAVPYWLDEFDLVFSDEFDGDSLDPDKWQTSLTWGDSRIVNREQQYLVNAQRDPDFGYDPFSFTGESLVISAVPTPEELREKLPSVCDEGDATGPERCAFLSGALSSHDKFQFIYGYTEGRFKLSGTSGALSSFYLYHRYAGSGVNYHAPEIDIVEYLGENPYGDPDAFQTHHFGDVNTGITRSAPTMSYKKPDGGNYADNDEWHTFGVLWEPQLVVWYIDGREVKRLFGPQVSRQPMNLVSYLVAGSGWAPTPDLTDPSQFPITMELDYVRVYQRDAFKQTATFGR; translated from the coding sequence ATGAACATCAGGCATAAATTTGCCTGTGCCTCGAGTCTTTGGCACAAGGTAGGTACCAAACGGACAACAGCTTGTATTGTTGTATTAGCAGCTTTTGGCAGCAACGCAGCTTTGGCTGCACCCACTGTCGCCGGCAATACGATTTCCTGGCCCGACGACGGCTGGTATCAGGTTCAAAATGCAGCCACCTACGAATCCGTCTGTCAGGGTGGACAGTCCTGCGAAGTACCGGTTGGTAAATACATTGTCATCAACCATTCGACTGGTCAGCGTTTTGAAAATATATCGGTCGTAGCGAGCAGCAACAGTGCGACAGACGTGACGGTCGAAGGTATGACGATCAGCTGGCCAGACGATGGCTGGTATCAGGTCCAGAATGCCGCCACCTATCAATCCGTCTGTCAGGGTGGGCGCTCTTGCAGCGTGCCGGCTGGAAAATACATTGTCATCAACCACTCGCTCGGTAAACGCTTCGAGAACATTATCGTGGCAGATGAAGCTCCTGATTTGCCGCAGGATGATGATCCTGATGTTGGTTTGCCTGATGATCTGCCTGAGCCGCAGGTACCGGTGCTGGCAGATCCCTTCGCATTGCCATTGCCACTGCCCAATCCGAAAGACCCCTTTGGTTCTTTTCTGGAGGCAGACAACGAGCCGGCAGTTGTCGGTGGACCGCCGTCACAACCCAAGAACCTGCGATTGGATCTGGTGTCGAACAACTGGGCCGAGATCAACTGGGCACCCGCCAATGATGACGGTGAAGTGGTTCAATACACCTTGTATCGCAGCGATGGCGTGACCTATGAGATTCGTGGTGATCAAACTGATCCGTCCAGCAGCGTACAGAATGAACTCAGCAAATACTGGCTGACGACCTCGTTCATCGATTGCAACTACACACGCTTTGATCAGCTTTTTCATCGATGTGGTTCCAATACACCGACCGCTGGTGAAACCTATACCTATGAGGTCACCGCGACTGATGATAGTGGGCAGGAATCGGCGGCCTCGGAGCCTTTGACGATCACTTACCTGGAAAACTCCAACGCGCCTGTGCCGTTGTACGATGACCTGTACAAAGGGGCTAACGATCGCTTCGTACAAAATCATGATCTGTCGGCTGTGCCTTACTGGCTTGACGAGTTCGACCTGGTGTTCTCTGATGAATTCGACGGAGACTCACTCGACCCTGACAAATGGCAGACTAGCCTGACGTGGGGCGATAGTCGCATCGTCAATAGAGAGCAGCAATACCTGGTCAATGCGCAAAGGGATCCGGATTTCGGTTACGACCCTTTCAGCTTTACGGGTGAGTCGCTGGTTATCAGTGCTGTGCCGACACCTGAAGAATTGCGTGAGAAACTGCCCAGTGTCTGTGACGAAGGCGATGCCACAGGCCCTGAGCGCTGTGCCTTTTTGTCGGGAGCCTTGTCATCACACGACAAATTCCAGTTTATTTACGGTTATACCGAAGGGCGTTTCAAGCTCAGTGGTACTTCAGGAGCGTTGTCCAGCTTCTACCTGTATCACCGCTACGCCGGTAGTGGTGTCAATTATCATGCACCTGAGATTGATATCGTTGAATACCTGGGCGAGAACCCCTATGGCGATCCGGATGCTTTCCAGACCCACCATTTTGGTGACGTGAATACGGGTATTACTCGTTCTGCGCCCACCATGTCGTACAAGAAACCCGATGGTGGAAACTACGCAGATAACGACGAGTGGCATACATTCGGAGTGCTTTGGGAGCCGCAACTGGTGGTCTGGTACATCGATGGTCGTGAAGTGAAGCGTTTGTTCGGACCACAGGTTTCTCGCCAGCCGATGAATCTGGTCAGCTACCTGGTGGCGGGCAGTGGTTGGGCGCCGACTCCGGATCTGACGGACCCCAGTCAGTTTCCAATCACGATGGAACTGGACTATGTTCGGGTTTATCAGCGCGACGCATTCAAGCAGACAGCTACCTTCGGGCGCTAG
- a CDS encoding HesA/MoeB/ThiF family protein, which translates to MDLTPNNRYSRHSSLEQIGESGQARIRASHVLIVGLGGLGSPAAMYLAAAGVGRLTLADFDTVEVSNLQRQIAHTTERVGQLKTDSARQACLDINPECQIDTLNYALDDEDLESLLSDCTVVLDCSDNFPTRFAVNAACVKRCVPLVSGAAIRFDGQISVYDSRQNDAPCYRCLYSDTDGQADSCAQAGILGPVVGMVGCVQAIEALKLICEIGTSLSGRLVLLDGLSMEWNEIRLRKNPKCPVCGHSGDSD; encoded by the coding sequence ATGGATCTGACACCGAACAATCGATATAGCCGGCACTCCAGTCTTGAGCAGATCGGGGAATCAGGACAGGCAAGAATACGTGCAAGCCACGTGCTCATCGTCGGTCTGGGCGGCCTGGGCTCACCGGCGGCTATGTATCTTGCTGCAGCGGGTGTAGGACGACTGACACTGGCAGACTTCGACACAGTCGAAGTCTCCAACCTGCAAAGGCAGATTGCCCATACAACCGAACGCGTTGGGCAGCTCAAGACCGACTCTGCCAGACAGGCCTGCCTGGATATCAATCCGGAATGTCAGATTGACACTCTGAACTACGCTCTGGATGACGAGGATCTGGAGAGCCTCTTGTCAGACTGCACCGTGGTTCTGGATTGCAGCGACAACTTCCCTACCCGATTTGCAGTCAATGCTGCTTGCGTCAAGCGATGCGTGCCTCTGGTCAGCGGTGCCGCCATTCGCTTTGACGGACAAATCAGCGTCTATGACTCACGTCAGAACGACGCTCCGTGCTACCGGTGCTTGTACAGCGACACCGATGGACAGGCAGACAGTTGTGCCCAGGCTGGCATTTTGGGGCCCGTCGTAGGCATGGTGGGCTGCGTCCAGGCCATTGAAGCCCTGAAGCTGATCTGCGAGATCGGCACCAGTCTATCCGGCCGACTGGTGCTTCTGGATGGCTTGTCCATGGAATGGAACGAGATCAGACTACGCAAGAACCCGAAGTGTCCTGTCTGCGGACACTCCGGTGATTCTGACTAG